One Defluviitoga tunisiensis genomic window carries:
- a CDS encoding DNA repair protein RecN: protein MLVSLSMNNFGLFKKANIDFSDSFNVITGESGTGKSMFLNSINVFLTGNVPQNLKTTEGSVSAFFIVNNQIKEIVQEYAPVQENELILSVNFTPKKTLFRINDTIVPRDIVQEISKFLIELHSQESNIALRDETYQNSLIFKVLRENFPDYFESYDLKYQEYLRLKKRYDNLPSNINEVLRNIDLLDYQIKVIEEVDPKPFEDDELSERFKTLNNKEEIKEKIYESLNILKDNEVHNMDIDIGTVVFNLSKIADFGFKDEYNMALSMQEQIDFLYNILQSKVDDLDLDPQELQTISDRLNKIMDLKRKYGPTLEDVLENLEKYKKEKEDLEEIKKDFNELEPKLNKLSKELIEESENIIDKTKPFLNNLKDSIEEHLKDLNMGNAEIDFSIEKLKEPKKEGAHRICFLLKTNPKSDFLPLSEIASGGELSRIILALEVVLGNTHTIDTMIFDEIDSGVGPRMADVVGKKLKELSKNKQIIVITHMPQVANLADTHFKIIKSLNEDDINSEIIHLNQDEKQKEIKEMYGSIIY, encoded by the coding sequence ATGCTAGTATCTCTTTCAATGAATAACTTTGGTCTTTTCAAAAAAGCAAATATAGATTTTAGTGATTCATTTAATGTTATAACTGGAGAATCCGGAACTGGTAAATCAATGTTTTTAAATTCGATAAACGTTTTTTTAACTGGAAATGTCCCCCAAAACTTAAAAACTACTGAAGGATCTGTATCTGCTTTTTTTATAGTCAACAATCAAATCAAAGAAATTGTGCAAGAATATGCACCTGTTCAAGAGAATGAGCTGATATTATCGGTTAACTTTACCCCCAAAAAAACGCTTTTCAGGATTAACGATACCATAGTTCCAAGAGATATTGTACAGGAAATTTCCAAGTTTCTTATTGAATTACATTCTCAAGAGTCTAACATCGCACTAAGAGATGAAACCTATCAAAATTCCTTGATTTTTAAAGTTTTGAGAGAGAATTTTCCCGATTATTTTGAATCCTATGATCTCAAATATCAAGAATACCTACGATTGAAAAAAAGGTATGATAATTTACCTTCAAATATTAATGAAGTTTTAAGAAATATCGATTTGTTAGATTATCAAATAAAGGTTATAGAAGAAGTTGATCCAAAACCATTTGAAGATGATGAACTTTCTGAGCGTTTTAAGACTCTAAATAATAAGGAAGAGATAAAAGAAAAAATATATGAGTCATTAAACATACTTAAAGATAATGAAGTTCACAACATGGACATCGATATAGGTACTGTGGTATTTAACCTTTCAAAAATAGCGGACTTTGGTTTTAAAGATGAGTATAATATGGCCTTGAGTATGCAAGAGCAAATAGATTTCCTATATAACATATTACAAAGTAAGGTAGATGACCTAGATTTAGATCCACAAGAATTACAGACTATTTCCGACAGATTAAATAAAATTATGGATTTAAAAAGAAAATATGGACCAACACTTGAAGATGTGTTAGAAAATCTTGAAAAGTATAAAAAAGAAAAAGAAGATCTAGAAGAAATTAAGAAAGATTTCAACGAGTTAGAACCTAAATTAAATAAGTTATCCAAAGAACTTATAGAAGAAAGTGAAAATATTATAGATAAAACCAAACCTTTTCTAAACAACTTAAAAGACAGTATAGAAGAACATTTAAAAGACTTAAATATGGGAAACGCAGAAATAGATTTTAGTATTGAAAAATTGAAAGAACCTAAAAAAGAAGGCGCACATCGTATATGTTTCTTGTTGAAAACTAATCCAAAAAGTGACTTTTTACCTCTTTCAGAGATAGCATCGGGTGGTGAATTATCAAGGATTATATTAGCGCTTGAAGTTGTTCTAGGGAACACTCACACAATTGATACTATGATATTTGATGAAATCGATTCAGGGGTAGGTCCAAGAATGGCAGATGTAGTTGGTAAAAAACTAAAAGAATTATCAAAAAATAAGCAGATAATAGTAATTACACATATGCCTCAGGTAGCTAACTTAGCTGATACACATTTTAAAATAATTAAATCTTTGAACGAAGATGACATAAACTCTGAAATTATCCATTTGAATCAAGACGAAAAACAAAAAGAAATTAAAGAAATGTACGGAAGTATCATCTATTGA
- a CDS encoding dihydrofolate reductase family protein, with protein sequence MKVILIMVQSINGKVRLIINKNQPWSSQEDKKHFSKVTKEIGVVIMGRKTFEEIGKPLDKRKNIVLTGEPEKYQKLEKTYQGSLFFTDEKPESLLNRLEKEGYQTVALIGGPTINALFLEKNLIDEIYLTIEPVIIEGDLSLFSYVQGTYQFKLNEVINLNNDAILLKYQKQQGR encoded by the coding sequence ATGAAGGTAATACTTATTATGGTTCAAAGTATTAACGGTAAGGTTAGACTAATAATAAATAAAAATCAGCCCTGGTCATCACAAGAGGATAAAAAGCATTTTTCAAAGGTTACAAAGGAAATTGGGGTTGTAATAATGGGTAGAAAGACCTTTGAAGAAATAGGTAAACCTTTAGACAAAAGGAAAAATATAGTTCTTACTGGTGAACCTGAAAAGTATCAAAAACTTGAAAAGACTTATCAAGGTTCATTATTCTTTACTGATGAAAAACCAGAATCTCTTTTAAATCGTTTGGAAAAAGAAGGCTATCAAACAGTAGCCCTGATTGGTGGTCCAACAATTAACGCCTTATTTTTAGAAAAAAATCTGATTGATGAAATATATCTTACTATCGAACCCGTAATTATCGAAGGAGATCTGTCATTATTTTCATACGTTCAAGGTACATATCAATTTAAGCTGAACGAAGTAATAAATTTGAATAATGATGCTATTTTATTGAAATATCAAAAACAGCAAGGAAGGTAG
- a CDS encoding glycosyltransferase — protein sequence MKVLFLNPQGNFDKHDSHLTEHPDFGGQLVYVKEVSRELAKMNVSVDIVTRQIIDENWPEFAKTIDYFDDTKNPRIIRIAFGGKKFLNKELLWPFLNEYVENIITFYNGEKIDFVTTHYADGGYAGVLLKSKKDIDFSFTGHSLGAQKMDKMGVNYENFEKFDTEYNFSKRIMAERLAMKYAYKIIVSTNMERFEQYSHPLYIDVSDVNNDNKFKVVPPGVNTQIFNDNFKEIDEDTIQKITEKTKGIFKPFIILSSRLDEKKNHIGVVKAYASSKRLQEIANLGIFLRGISNPFEDINHLSEKEQGILKPILQVIKEAKIEDKVYFFDFRSQKALASAYKYFAQLKSIFAITAFYEPFGLAPIEAGACGLAVVATKNGGPSEIFSDGSGVLVDPFDIEDIERGLVEALQNFEIYSKKVKNRVLQKYTWKKTAEGYLEVIKEGIKNKTPKINLSNFELNAKELILKYLKDRE from the coding sequence ATGAAGGTTTTATTTCTTAACCCGCAAGGAAACTTTGATAAACACGATTCGCATTTAACTGAGCATCCAGACTTTGGAGGTCAACTTGTTTACGTAAAAGAGGTTTCTAGGGAATTAGCAAAAATGAATGTATCTGTTGATATTGTTACACGTCAAATAATTGACGAAAATTGGCCAGAATTTGCTAAAACTATTGACTATTTTGATGATACAAAGAACCCTCGGATTATACGGATTGCCTTTGGTGGAAAAAAATTCTTAAATAAAGAGCTTCTCTGGCCTTTTTTGAATGAGTACGTTGAGAATATAATAACTTTCTATAATGGCGAGAAAATAGACTTTGTAACAACTCATTATGCTGATGGTGGATATGCTGGTGTCTTATTAAAATCAAAAAAAGATATCGATTTTTCATTCACAGGACACTCTTTAGGTGCCCAAAAGATGGATAAAATGGGGGTAAATTATGAGAATTTTGAAAAGTTTGACACAGAATATAACTTTTCAAAAAGAATAATGGCAGAAAGATTAGCAATGAAATATGCCTACAAAATCATTGTTTCTACTAATATGGAAAGATTTGAGCAATACTCTCACCCACTTTACATAGATGTCTCAGATGTAAATAACGATAATAAATTTAAAGTTGTTCCTCCAGGCGTAAATACTCAAATATTTAATGATAATTTTAAAGAGATAGATGAAGACACAATACAAAAGATAACAGAAAAGACAAAGGGGATATTCAAACCTTTTATAATACTTTCAAGTAGATTAGATGAAAAGAAGAATCACATAGGTGTTGTTAAGGCTTATGCGAGCTCAAAAAGGCTACAAGAAATAGCCAATTTAGGAATTTTTTTACGTGGTATCTCTAACCCTTTTGAAGATATTAATCACCTAAGTGAAAAGGAGCAAGGTATATTAAAACCAATTCTTCAGGTGATTAAAGAAGCAAAAATAGAAGATAAGGTGTATTTTTTTGATTTTAGATCACAAAAAGCCCTCGCCTCAGCCTACAAATACTTTGCACAGTTAAAATCCATATTTGCAATTACAGCTTTCTACGAACCTTTTGGTTTAGCCCCAATAGAAGCTGGGGCATGCGGACTTGCTGTAGTTGCCACAAAAAATGGTGGACCTAGCGAGATATTCTCCGATGGTTCTGGGGTATTGGTAGATCCATTTGATATTGAAGATATCGAAAGAGGACTAGTAGAAGCACTACAAAATTTTGAAATATACTCTAAAAAGGTGAAAAATCGAGTGCTACAAAAGTATACCTGGAAAAAAACTGCAGAAGGTTATTTAGAAGTAATTAAAGAAGGAATAAAAAATAAAACACCCAAAATTAACCTCTCAAATTTTGAATTAAACGCAAAAGAACTCATACTTAAGTACTTAAAGGATAGGGAATAA